The following coding sequences are from one Paenibacillus tundrae window:
- a CDS encoding DUF3024 domain-containing protein, translated as MLDSFTVCRIESILDGYIHEKVPAPLRTMVKLTYRMDQNELILTEERPAQERYRWDKLDIARFEWDEHRWKVFAKDKHDCWDTVDAIQPCQHFEDLLEQVERDEAGVFWR; from the coding sequence ATGCTAGACTCCTTTACCGTTTGCCGAATTGAGTCCATACTGGACGGGTATATCCATGAGAAAGTACCTGCACCGCTGCGAACGATGGTGAAGTTGACCTATCGTATGGATCAGAATGAGCTAATTCTGACCGAAGAAAGACCAGCCCAGGAGCGTTACCGATGGGACAAGCTGGATATTGCCAGATTCGAGTGGGATGAGCATCGCTGGAAGGTGTTTGCCAAGGATAAGCATGATTGCTGGGATACAGTAGATGCGATACAACCTTGCCAGCATTTTGAGGATTTACTTGAACAGGTGGAACGAGATGAAGCAGGCGTGTTTTGGCGCTAA
- the rpsN gene encoding 30S ribosomal protein S14, translating to MAKKSKVIREKKRQAIVARYAELRRELKEKGDYEALQKLPRNASPTRLKNRCEVTGRPRGYLRKFKVSRIVFRELAHKGQIPGVTKSSW from the coding sequence ATGGCCAAAAAGTCAAAAGTTATTCGTGAGAAAAAACGTCAAGCGATTGTCGCTCGATATGCAGAGCTGCGTCGTGAGCTCAAAGAAAAAGGAGATTACGAAGCGTTGCAGAAACTACCGCGCAATGCCTCTCCTACTCGCTTGAAAAATCGCTGTGAGGTTACAGGTCGTCCAAGAGGATACCTACGCAAATTCAAAGTATCACGAATTGTCTTCCGTGAACTGGCTCACAAAGGACAGATCCCAGGCGTGACGAAGTCAAGCTGGTAA
- a CDS encoding GTP-binding protein has protein sequence MTQKQVPVTVLSGYLGSGKTTVLNHILHNRQGLKVAVIVNDMSEVNIDAALVRGEATLSRTEEKLVELSNGCICCTLRDDLMQEIEKLVNEGRFDYILIESTGISEPVPVAQTFTYADEESGIDLTRLAKLDCLVTVVDANRFWHDFASGQSLLDRNQATGEDDTRDVVDLLIDQIETCDVLLLNKCDLVDEVELNKLEGIIRKLQPHAKIIRTVNGQVNPSEILNTGRFDFEQVSMSAGWIQELEKETHTPETEEYGIGSFVYRRRKPFHPTRLAEFMSYWPEEVVRAKGLVWLAAEGDVAASLSQAGPSIQFGPAGHWVAALPEADREEIWQSEPEVRAKWDAQWGDRQTELVMIGIEMDPAIIEEELDQCLLSDDEMQSDWTRFENPLPWPVDAVV, from the coding sequence ATGACACAAAAGCAAGTGCCGGTAACTGTACTCAGCGGTTACCTCGGTTCAGGTAAAACGACGGTTCTGAATCATATCCTGCATAATCGGCAAGGCTTGAAGGTCGCCGTGATTGTCAACGACATGAGTGAAGTCAACATTGATGCCGCATTAGTACGGGGAGAAGCGACACTCTCGCGTACGGAGGAGAAGCTGGTGGAGTTGTCTAACGGCTGTATCTGCTGCACCTTGCGGGATGATCTGATGCAGGAGATTGAGAAGCTGGTGAACGAAGGCAGGTTCGATTACATTCTGATCGAATCGACAGGCATTAGTGAACCTGTTCCGGTTGCCCAGACTTTTACATACGCCGATGAAGAATCGGGTATTGATCTGACCCGTCTAGCTAAACTGGATTGCTTAGTTACCGTGGTGGATGCTAATCGGTTTTGGCATGATTTTGCTTCAGGACAGAGTCTTCTGGATCGGAATCAGGCTACCGGGGAAGACGATACACGGGATGTTGTAGACTTGTTGATTGACCAAATTGAGACGTGCGACGTGTTGCTGCTGAACAAATGTGATCTGGTCGATGAGGTGGAGTTGAATAAGCTCGAAGGTATCATTCGCAAGCTTCAGCCTCATGCCAAAATCATCCGCACAGTGAATGGTCAAGTGAACCCGTCCGAAATTCTGAACACAGGCCGCTTCGACTTCGAACAAGTGAGTATGTCTGCCGGATGGATTCAGGAACTGGAGAAAGAAACACATACTCCCGAGACAGAGGAATATGGCATAGGCTCCTTCGTGTATCGCCGCAGAAAACCATTCCATCCTACTCGTCTGGCGGAATTTATGAGTTATTGGCCAGAAGAAGTTGTACGTGCAAAAGGATTGGTCTGGCTCGCAGCTGAAGGAGATGTGGCAGCCAGTCTTAGCCAAGCCGGGCCATCGATTCAGTTTGGGCCTGCGGGACACTGGGTAGCAGCGTTGCCGGAAGCGGATCGGGAAGAAATATGGCAGAGTGAGCCTGAGGTTCGAGCGAAGTGGGATGCCCAGTGGGGGGATCGCCAGACTGAGCTAGTTATGATTGGGATTGAGATGGACCCTGCCATCATAGAAGAAGAACTGGATCAGTGTTTACTCAGTGATGATGAGATGCAATCCGATTGGACTCGGTTTGAGAATCCACTGCCATGGCCTGTAGACGCAGTGGTTTAA
- the cntE gene encoding staphylopine family metallophore export MFS transporter CntE, whose amino-acid sequence MTSHEKLNPASLSFFRFYMLAFLFFAANAALTIILPLRSEAAGLNQAEIGLMMGAYMFTCMLLRPFAAQLLGKYGPLRVMKGLLLLHAGTLLLFVVFGVEAYLWLRALQGVATAFFSMTMQAGIVEKLEDKDRAQGLSMYTLFTMVPTLVIPILAIQIWENANDLWFTVLILGLAALPLLIGYSVDLPQSTVQNKSYTLGDMLRSFSGIWRSTPLLISSIVMLFASCVFGATATFLPLYMVSTGAASAGLFLTIQGLVVILCRFILRKKIPSDGSWSTWLMAGLLLSAALGTQLLSLLETIGPFVYLSAVFSGFAVALLYPTLTTYLSFVLPADSRYVLMGIFMSSYDLGFSLGGLAMGILVQVSSYSTMFMICTLLSVVALVLIVLFRQRMEAGNSDRSVVSN is encoded by the coding sequence GTGACATCCCATGAAAAATTAAACCCGGCATCCTTATCTTTTTTCCGGTTTTATATGCTGGCCTTTTTATTTTTTGCAGCCAATGCTGCGCTGACGATTATTCTACCTTTGCGGAGCGAGGCAGCAGGGTTAAATCAGGCGGAGATTGGTCTCATGATGGGGGCATACATGTTCACGTGTATGCTATTAAGACCTTTTGCAGCGCAACTGCTGGGCAAGTATGGGCCGCTTCGTGTCATGAAGGGGTTACTGCTTCTGCATGCGGGAACGCTGCTGCTGTTTGTTGTGTTTGGTGTGGAGGCATATCTGTGGCTACGGGCATTGCAGGGTGTAGCAACAGCGTTTTTCTCAATGACGATGCAAGCGGGGATTGTGGAAAAGCTTGAGGATAAAGACCGTGCACAAGGTTTGTCCATGTATACGCTATTTACGATGGTTCCCACGCTGGTGATTCCGATCCTTGCCATTCAGATCTGGGAGAATGCCAATGATCTGTGGTTCACTGTGCTGATATTGGGGCTCGCTGCACTTCCCTTATTGATTGGTTACTCCGTGGATTTGCCCCAAAGTACAGTACAGAACAAATCGTACACTTTGGGCGATATGCTGCGTTCATTCAGCGGCATCTGGCGTAGTACACCCCTGTTAATTAGCAGTATCGTAATGCTCTTTGCTTCATGTGTGTTTGGAGCAACGGCGACGTTTCTTCCCTTGTATATGGTGTCCACGGGGGCGGCGAGTGCTGGGCTGTTTCTAACGATTCAAGGCTTGGTAGTTATTCTGTGCCGGTTCATCCTGCGCAAAAAAATCCCGTCGGACGGGAGCTGGAGTACCTGGCTGATGGCAGGATTACTGCTAAGTGCAGCACTGGGAACGCAGTTGCTCAGCCTGCTGGAGACGATCGGACCATTCGTATATCTCTCGGCAGTGTTTAGCGGTTTTGCCGTAGCTTTGCTATATCCAACACTGACGACGTATCTCTCTTTCGTGCTGCCTGCGGATTCCAGATATGTGCTCATGGGTATCTTCATGTCCTCGTACGATCTGGGCTTCTCCCTCGGCGGACTCGCCATGGGTATTCTTGTGCAAGTGAGCTCGTATTCAACGATGTTTATGATCTGTACACTGCTCTCCGTGGTGGCCTTGGTTCTGATCGTACTATTCCGTCAGCGAATGGAAGCGGGCAATAGCGACAGGTCTGTGGTGTCGAACTGA
- the cntE gene encoding staphylopine family metallophore export MFS transporter CntE → MSGAMSWPFLRLYILVLLYFSANAILNVIIPLQGEFLGASSTTIGLIMGAYMFTTMFFRPWAGKIIQKHGPIKILRLILIINGLALVLYTFTGLGGYLLARILQGVSTAFFSMALQIGIIDALPEQDRSQGISYYSLFSYIPGIVGPVLALGIWQAGGMDYFTVVLIGIAICTGVFGYTAKIEKNEDQPEGNAPDQSVSMWESFGQLVKNSHLFRCSVLMLSASVVFGAVTTFIPLYASQIPSGNAGIYLMLQAGTVVLARIVLRKRIPSDGRWHAPFIMGTMFLLALAALCVSMSTTAGVVLFYVGAILMGIAQAILYPTLTTYLSFVLPQLNRNVLIGLFIATADLGISLGGVIMGPLADLFSYSMMYMICAILGAVMIVFAYERRNAVTGTSVS, encoded by the coding sequence GTGAGCGGAGCAATGTCGTGGCCTTTTTTGCGTTTGTACATATTGGTGCTTCTCTATTTCAGTGCCAATGCCATTCTTAATGTGATCATCCCCCTACAGGGAGAATTCCTTGGAGCCAGTAGCACGACCATTGGGTTAATCATGGGTGCGTACATGTTTACGACGATGTTTTTTAGACCATGGGCGGGAAAAATTATTCAAAAGCATGGACCAATCAAAATTTTACGTCTTATTCTGATTATTAACGGATTGGCCCTCGTTTTATATACGTTTACGGGTCTAGGTGGATATCTATTAGCCCGGATTTTGCAGGGGGTATCCACGGCGTTCTTTAGCATGGCTCTACAGATTGGCATTATCGATGCACTCCCGGAACAAGATCGATCACAGGGCATATCGTATTATTCGTTATTTAGTTACATCCCGGGCATTGTGGGGCCAGTGCTCGCATTAGGGATTTGGCAGGCTGGCGGTATGGATTATTTTACGGTTGTGTTAATCGGAATTGCCATCTGTACGGGCGTCTTCGGTTATACCGCCAAAATAGAAAAGAATGAAGATCAGCCTGAAGGGAATGCACCGGATCAGTCTGTCAGTATGTGGGAGTCCTTTGGACAGTTGGTGAAGAATTCGCACTTGTTTCGCTGCAGTGTACTGATGCTCAGTGCATCGGTTGTATTTGGGGCGGTCACAACGTTTATTCCGCTGTATGCGAGTCAGATTCCAAGCGGTAATGCCGGCATCTATCTCATGCTTCAAGCGGGGACGGTGGTGCTGGCACGAATTGTACTTAGGAAACGGATTCCTTCGGACGGACGATGGCATGCGCCATTTATTATGGGCACGATGTTTCTGCTCGCTTTAGCTGCGCTATGCGTAAGCATGTCGACCACAGCAGGGGTGGTTCTATTTTATGTCGGTGCGATTTTGATGGGCATTGCTCAAGCGATTCTGTATCCGACATTAACGACCTATCTGTCATTTGTATTACCTCAGTTGAACCGCAATGTATTGATCGGCTTGTTTATTGCGACAGCAGATTTGGGTATTTCTCTCGGCGGTGTAATCATGGGGCCACTGGCTGACTTATTTTCCTATTCAATGATGTACATGATCTGTGCTATTCTGGGAGCGGTGATGATCGTTTTTGCCTATGAACGACGCAATGCGGTCACAGGTACATCTGTGAGCTGA
- a CDS encoding ABC transporter ATP-binding protein yields MLKVDGVGKSYSQGGLFSKHQQQILSNVTFECKQGECLGIIGESGSGKSTLGRLILGIERPDRGLIQFEGRSVSDRRVRIGNISAVFQNYTSSMNPFLTVEDAIMEPMQALKKSEQDIAAKVDLLLTQVRLDSTYRSKYPHELSGGEAQRVCIARAISTAPRCIVFDEAISSLDVSVQIQVLQLLKELKDIYKMSYVFITHDIQAAAYICDRVIIFRAGQIEEVIPTEQLKDVQSDYAKKLLKHLITF; encoded by the coding sequence ATGCTGAAGGTGGATGGAGTTGGCAAATCATATAGCCAAGGCGGACTGTTCTCAAAGCACCAGCAGCAGATTCTGAGCAACGTTACCTTTGAGTGCAAGCAAGGCGAATGTCTGGGTATTATCGGTGAGAGTGGGAGTGGCAAGTCTACCTTGGGACGATTGATTCTGGGCATTGAGAGGCCGGATCGTGGCCTGATCCAGTTTGAAGGAAGAAGTGTGAGTGATCGGCGGGTCCGGATCGGCAATATCAGCGCAGTGTTCCAGAATTATACGTCCTCTATGAATCCGTTTCTTACGGTAGAGGATGCCATTATGGAGCCGATGCAAGCGCTGAAGAAGAGTGAGCAGGATATAGCGGCAAAGGTAGATCTGTTGCTAACTCAGGTTAGATTGGACTCCACCTACCGTTCCAAATATCCACATGAGCTATCCGGCGGGGAGGCACAGCGCGTCTGTATCGCCAGAGCAATCTCTACAGCTCCAAGGTGCATTGTATTTGATGAAGCGATCAGTTCTCTGGATGTGTCGGTTCAGATTCAGGTGCTTCAGTTACTGAAAGAACTGAAAGACATCTACAAGATGAGTTATGTCTTCATTACTCACGATATTCAGGCGGCAGCCTATATCTGTGACCGGGTGATTATTTTCAGGGCAGGTCAGATCGAAGAAGTGATTCCTACCGAGCAACTGAAAGATGTCCAGTCGGATTATGCGAAGAAATTATTGAAACATCTTATTACATTTTAG
- the cntD gene encoding staphylopine uptake ABC transporter ATP-binding protein CntD: MNIVEAKHLKVWDTNTGKVIIHDSSFEVKQGSCLAIVGESGSGKSVTCRALMRLNKPWIRQSGTLLFQGEDLNALTEHEMRRKRGKQLCMILQNGMSAFDPSCVIGVHIRETLQQHFDWNAREIERRICNAMESVMLKNPPEILNQYPYQLSGGMLQRIMIALALVLEPVLIIADEPTTALDTISQYEVVEQLIQLRERIGCSMIFISHDLGVVKKIADDVIVMKDGMIVERGSMQSVLTEPAHAYTQYLVSTRLELSNHFKTLMQEGS, encoded by the coding sequence ATGAATATAGTAGAGGCTAAACACCTGAAAGTATGGGACACCAATACAGGCAAAGTCATTATTCATGACAGTTCATTCGAAGTTAAGCAGGGAAGCTGCTTAGCGATTGTTGGTGAGAGTGGAAGCGGTAAATCGGTCACATGTAGGGCGCTAATGCGGCTGAATAAGCCGTGGATTCGTCAATCTGGCACGCTGTTGTTTCAGGGTGAGGATCTGAATGCGCTGACGGAACACGAGATGAGGCGCAAGAGAGGCAAGCAGCTATGTATGATTTTGCAAAATGGCATGAGTGCATTCGATCCTTCCTGTGTGATTGGCGTCCATATTCGAGAGACACTGCAGCAGCATTTTGATTGGAATGCCCGTGAGATCGAGCGCCGAATCTGCAATGCGATGGAAAGTGTCATGCTGAAGAACCCTCCTGAGATCCTGAATCAGTATCCATATCAGTTGTCTGGCGGAATGCTGCAGCGGATCATGATTGCACTAGCATTGGTGCTCGAACCAGTTCTCATTATTGCGGACGAGCCAACCACAGCACTGGATACAATTTCCCAATACGAAGTGGTGGAACAATTAATTCAATTGCGTGAACGCATCGGCTGTTCCATGATATTTATCTCTCATGACTTGGGTGTCGTTAAGAAAATTGCGGACGATGTGATCGTTATGAAGGATGGAATGATTGTGGAGCGGGGCAGCATGCAGTCTGTATTAACGGAGCCCGCACATGCCTATACGCAGTATCTGGTATCTACCCGGTTGGAGCTGAGCAATCATTTCAAGACATTGATGCAGGAGGGCTCATAG
- the cntC gene encoding staphylopine uptake ABC transporter permease subunit CntC, whose translation MRILKNLSRDKLAMTSLSIILATIIVGIFAPFIAPHDPGAVNMKLRYASSSWTYLLGNDHLGRCVLSRLIYGIRPSVLWVLVALALSVLIGAIVGFVAGYFKGRVDAWIMRICDIMLSFPGYVMTLAVVGILGAGLENILIAFVWMKWAWFARVIRTSVMQFTDMDYVKFAKASGIPNLKIITRHIVPVTFADIAVIASGAMCSMMLQVSGLSFLGLGIQAPHAEWGMMLNEAREVMFSRPELMLAPGLAIVIVVSAFNFLSDALQVALDPKLMTSQGKSVQPHESEVRKAAYEYSRG comes from the coding sequence ATGCGAATACTGAAAAATCTGAGCAGAGATAAGCTTGCAATGACCTCGTTGTCCATCATCTTGGCTACGATTATTGTGGGTATCTTTGCCCCTTTCATTGCACCGCATGATCCTGGAGCCGTCAACATGAAGCTTCGTTATGCTTCTTCCTCCTGGACTTATCTGTTAGGCAATGATCATCTCGGCAGATGTGTATTATCAAGGCTCATTTACGGAATTCGTCCCAGTGTGTTATGGGTGCTCGTTGCCTTGGCGTTGTCCGTGCTGATCGGAGCTATTGTTGGCTTTGTAGCGGGTTATTTCAAGGGTAGAGTGGATGCATGGATTATGCGAATCTGTGACATTATGCTATCTTTCCCCGGTTATGTGATGACACTGGCTGTGGTGGGTATTTTGGGAGCCGGTCTGGAAAATATTTTGATTGCCTTTGTATGGATGAAATGGGCCTGGTTTGCCCGCGTCATTCGAACCTCTGTCATGCAGTTCACTGACATGGATTATGTGAAATTCGCCAAAGCTTCTGGCATACCTAACCTGAAAATCATCACCAGACATATTGTGCCGGTTACCTTTGCGGATATTGCGGTCATCGCTAGTGGCGCGATGTGCTCAATGATGTTGCAAGTCTCGGGATTATCCTTCCTAGGGCTAGGTATTCAGGCACCTCATGCAGAGTGGGGGATGATGCTTAATGAAGCTAGAGAAGTTATGTTCTCTAGACCCGAATTAATGTTGGCACCAGGGCTGGCGATTGTGATCGTTGTGTCGGCATTTAATTTTTTATCGGATGCACTTCAGGTTGCTCTAGATCCTAAACTGATGACTTCCCAGGGCAAGTCCGTCCAACCTCACGAAAGCGAGGTGAGAAAGGCAGCTTATGAATATAGTAGAGGCTAA
- the opp1B gene encoding nickel/cobalt ABC transporter permease: MGRYIVKRILLAIPLLIVISFITFVLINLSPLEPAVVVLQAQEVPQITAELIAQTNKELGFDQPFLIQYMNWVMAVMQFDFGHSYVSGESVWTLIGPAFLNTLKLTLVSSVFIIALSILLGVVCAMREGKLLDQSVRGISFFLTAMPSYWLAAIMIWYFSVKLDLLPTSGMDSYRSYILPVIVITVSYTGIYFRTVRSSMLSNMNEDYVLYARASGLSERKVMLHILRNSLQVAVSIFCMAIPIVLGSTVVIENVFAWPGLGRLSVKSILSRDFPIIQAYVLILAVTFVLFNTLSDIINAAMNPRLRKEF, from the coding sequence ATGGGAAGGTATATCGTCAAACGAATTCTGTTAGCTATCCCTTTACTGATTGTCATTTCATTTATAACGTTTGTGCTCATTAACCTATCGCCCTTGGAACCAGCAGTCGTGGTATTACAAGCACAGGAAGTTCCGCAGATTACGGCTGAGCTCATTGCCCAAACGAATAAAGAACTGGGATTTGATCAGCCGTTCCTGATCCAATATATGAACTGGGTGATGGCCGTTATGCAGTTTGATTTTGGTCACTCGTATGTATCCGGTGAGTCTGTCTGGACGCTAATTGGCCCGGCATTTCTGAATACGTTGAAATTAACGTTGGTTTCCTCGGTATTTATTATCGCGTTATCGATACTGCTAGGTGTGGTCTGTGCGATGCGGGAAGGAAAACTGCTGGATCAATCGGTCAGAGGCATTTCATTTTTCCTCACGGCGATGCCGTCCTACTGGCTTGCTGCCATCATGATCTGGTACTTCTCCGTCAAGCTGGATCTATTGCCGACCAGTGGCATGGACTCGTATCGCAGCTATATTCTGCCGGTTATTGTGATCACGGTCAGTTATACGGGCATTTATTTTAGGACTGTTCGCAGCTCGATGTTAAGCAATATGAATGAGGATTATGTGTTGTACGCGCGGGCAAGCGGTCTGAGTGAAAGGAAGGTCATGCTTCATATTTTGCGTAATTCACTGCAAGTGGCGGTATCAATCTTCTGTATGGCCATTCCTATTGTGCTGGGCAGCACCGTTGTCATTGAAAATGTATTTGCTTGGCCAGGACTCGGCAGGCTTAGTGTGAAGTCCATTTTAAGTAGAGATTTCCCGATTATCCAGGCTTATGTCCTTATTTTGGCGGTCACCTTTGTCCTGTTCAACACACTTTCCGACATTATCAATGCTGCGATGAATCCAAGGTTGAGAAAGGAATTCTGA
- the cntA gene encoding staphylopine-dependent metal ABC transporter substrate-binding lipoprotein produces MLMLVSVLVLIAGCGQPNEASTEPANLEVQSELIYASAKDINDMNPHLYTGSMPAQGMVYESLVENTPDGIKPLLAETWDISEDGKTYTFHLRQGVKFHDGEPFNAEAVKQNIEAVQANAEKHAWIKLSTKITNVEVIDEYTAALTLSDAYYPALVELSMTRPYVFISPKDFVDGGTKDGVSGYHGTGPYKLTAHKVEENATFEANEEYWAGAPLIKKITSKVLPAGETTFLALQKGEINVVFTDDRGADSIDVEAMERLAESGDYQVVRSEAMNTSMIVANSSRQGSPVQETAVREALWYAIDRETISNDIFNGTQTVANTLFSSNVNYANVDLKLREYNPETAKALLDQAGWTAAEGGAVRTKNGQPLTMKLYYDSNSSSQKIQAELIQHAAKELGIGLELVGEESTSIANRRATGEYDLLFNQTWGLAYDPQSTIAAFTSDSAYKHTTSGIALADELYRKIDEVMVSTDETSRKSLYADIMKIVHDEAIFIPITNGRVTVVAPHNLEGIGFKQTQYELPFEQMNFK; encoded by the coding sequence ATGTTGATGCTGGTATCTGTTCTGGTTCTTATTGCTGGTTGCGGGCAACCCAATGAGGCTTCGACAGAGCCTGCCAACCTTGAAGTCCAAAGCGAATTAATCTATGCGTCAGCCAAAGATATTAACGATATGAACCCTCATCTATATACAGGCTCGATGCCTGCCCAAGGCATGGTATACGAGTCTTTGGTGGAGAACACACCGGACGGAATTAAGCCATTGTTGGCTGAAACTTGGGACATTTCAGAGGACGGTAAGACCTATACATTTCATTTGCGCCAAGGGGTGAAGTTTCATGATGGTGAGCCCTTTAACGCAGAGGCCGTGAAACAGAACATTGAAGCCGTGCAGGCCAACGCTGAAAAGCATGCCTGGATTAAACTGTCCACCAAAATTACGAATGTGGAAGTCATTGATGAATACACCGCGGCGTTGACACTGTCAGATGCCTATTATCCAGCATTGGTCGAATTGTCTATGACCCGACCTTATGTGTTCATCTCACCGAAGGATTTTGTTGACGGTGGAACCAAAGACGGCGTGAGCGGTTACCATGGCACAGGACCATACAAGCTTACAGCACATAAGGTTGAAGAGAACGCTACTTTTGAAGCCAATGAAGAATATTGGGCAGGAGCACCCCTAATTAAGAAAATCACCTCTAAAGTTCTCCCGGCAGGAGAGACCACATTTTTGGCACTGCAAAAGGGAGAAATCAACGTTGTGTTCACAGATGATCGGGGTGCGGACAGCATCGATGTTGAAGCGATGGAACGATTAGCTGAATCTGGTGATTATCAGGTCGTTCGAAGTGAGGCGATGAATACAAGTATGATCGTTGCTAACAGCAGCAGACAAGGCAGCCCAGTGCAAGAAACGGCTGTTCGCGAAGCACTCTGGTATGCGATTGACCGGGAGACGATCAGTAACGATATTTTCAATGGAACCCAGACGGTAGCGAACACACTATTCTCATCCAACGTTAACTACGCGAATGTTGATCTGAAGCTGCGAGAGTATAATCCAGAAACGGCAAAAGCACTATTGGATCAAGCAGGCTGGACAGCAGCAGAAGGAGGAGCTGTAAGAACGAAGAACGGTCAGCCTTTGACGATGAAACTATACTATGACAGCAACTCCTCCTCACAGAAAATTCAAGCCGAATTAATCCAACATGCAGCAAAAGAATTGGGGATTGGGCTAGAGCTTGTAGGTGAGGAGTCGACTTCTATCGCTAATCGAAGAGCGACCGGAGAATATGATCTGTTGTTCAATCAGACTTGGGGACTTGCTTATGATCCTCAAAGCACCATTGCTGCGTTTACATCAGATTCGGCGTACAAACACACAACGAGTGGTATAGCTCTAGCAGATGAACTGTATCGGAAGATTGACGAGGTTATGGTATCTACGGATGAGACATCACGGAAGTCCTTATACGCCGATATAATGAAAATCGTGCATGATGAGGCGATATTCATCCCCATTACGAACGGTCGTGTGACGGTGGTTGCTCCCCATAATCTGGAGGGCATTGGGTTCAAACAGACGCAATATGAATTGCCTTTTGAACAGATGAATTTTAAATAG
- a CDS encoding opine metallophore biosynthesis dehydrogenase yields the protein MGGFQRILISGTGPVSIQLAVLFQTYLNCSIGIVGRESVRSASIFAALEQNDQRIQASIQNEQHQPLAVKCTVDQVFHGYDTMEGEWDTLILAVTADAYIDVLREMKEHFVKQVKCIILVSPTFGSNRLVTQYMKQRNANPEVISFSTYLGDTRWMHEQPSNHVITTGVKRKVYIGSTRSASENVHNLCRLYERIGIHMEVMASPLEAETRNISLYVHPALFMNDFSLEAIFGESDIQTYVYKIYPEGPVTQYLIRDLRAQWQEIMQITDKLHIQGINLLQFMTDDNYPVRLESLSRYDIENFNQLQPIHQEYLLYIRYTSLLIDPFSKPSPEGTYFDFSAVPFRKMFVNHEGYVDIPRMPKEDYYRIKIIQGIARHMEVSCPTIDQFIATYEAKLQQVAQAHSGQRLSDAFVIQSFAEDIEMICQGIANHRDAIHHDV from the coding sequence ATGGGAGGTTTTCAGCGAATTCTGATATCTGGAACAGGTCCTGTATCCATTCAGCTTGCCGTACTGTTCCAAACGTATCTCAACTGCTCCATCGGAATTGTGGGCAGAGAATCCGTTCGATCGGCATCGATATTTGCAGCACTGGAACAGAACGACCAACGCATTCAAGCAAGTATCCAAAATGAACAGCATCAACCGCTAGCTGTTAAGTGCACTGTTGATCAGGTGTTTCACGGCTACGATACCATGGAGGGTGAATGGGATACGCTGATTTTGGCTGTCACAGCAGATGCTTACATCGACGTATTGCGAGAAATGAAGGAACACTTCGTTAAACAAGTGAAATGTATCATTTTGGTGTCGCCTACTTTTGGTTCCAATCGTCTGGTAACCCAGTATATGAAACAGAGAAATGCGAATCCAGAAGTGATCAGCTTCTCTACGTATCTTGGAGATACCCGCTGGATGCACGAGCAACCGTCCAATCATGTCATTACGACAGGAGTGAAGCGGAAGGTTTATATCGGTTCCACCCGATCTGCTTCTGAAAATGTACACAACCTGTGCCGGTTGTACGAGCGAATAGGAATTCATATGGAGGTCATGGCATCCCCGCTAGAGGCAGAAACGAGAAATATATCTCTATATGTGCACCCGGCTCTGTTTATGAATGACTTCTCACTTGAGGCGATCTTTGGGGAATCGGATATCCAAACCTATGTGTACAAGATATATCCAGAAGGCCCGGTTACCCAATATTTGATTCGGGATCTGCGGGCTCAGTGGCAAGAGATCATGCAAATTACAGACAAACTCCATATTCAGGGGATCAACCTGTTGCAATTCATGACCGATGATAATTATCCGGTGCGATTAGAGAGTTTATCCCGCTACGATATCGAGAATTTTAATCAATTGCAACCCATACATCAAGAGTATTTATTGTACATACGATACACCTCATTATTAATTGATCCTTTTTCTAAGCCAAGTCCAGAAGGAACCTATTTTGACTTTTCAGCCGTGCCATTTCGGAAAATGTTTGTGAATCATGAGGGATATGTGGATATCCCCCGCATGCCCAAAGAAGATTATTATCGCATCAAAATTATTCAGGGTATCGCAAGACATATGGAGGTAAGCTGTCCGACGATTGATCAATTTATTGCTACATATGAGGCGAAGCTTCAGCAAGTAGCTCAAGCTCATAGTGGTCAGCGCTTATCCGATGCCTTTGTCATTCAATCCTTTGCTGAGGACATTGAGATGATCTGCCAAGGAATTGCAAACCACAGGGATGCGATACATCACGATGTGTAG